The window GCCACCGCACCCGCCACGACGGCCAGAACCACGAGGGAGGAGTCGCGGCCGGCCGGCCCGCCGGATCCGGGGAGGCGAGCAGGCCCGGTGCCCGATGGCCCCAGATGCCCGATCCAGAGCCCGAGCAGGATGACCATGAGCGACACGCCTAGACCCAGCCGGGCGTAGATCCAGAACATGGGGGTGCCGGCCACCAGCGCCACGGCCAGGACCGTCGCTCCGGCGCCCAGCTCGAGCCTGCGGGCCAGCCACAGCAGGCCCACCACAGTCACCAGCCCGGCCAGATAGCCGATCAGGCGTAGCTGCCATTCGCCCTGGCCGAGGAACCAGCCGACCAGCGCGTGCATCACGTTCAGCAATGGTGGATGGTGGACGTACGGTTGCTCCGAGAAGGGGACCATGGACGCCAGGTAGTCCGATCCCGCCAGGCCGCCCTCCACCAGGTTGCGGACGTGCAGGCCGAACCGGGCATTGATCCGGCCGTCATGACTCGCTCCCAAGGGCAGGAACAGCAGCTCCCACCACCCCACCGCCAGGATCGCAACGAGTACCCCACCACCCGCCACCGCCACCCGCGAGCCTCGGTCGAGACGGCGGATGAAGGCAAGGGTGCGCACCCGCCGCAGCCTAGGACTGCGCCGGATGGTTCATGGGCCCGTGGCTCACGACCGCCTGACGGCGTCCGGCTTGCCGCGACACGCTCGGACGGGCAAACTCCGGGATCGTGCAGCCCGACTCACCCGTGGACATCAGCATCGTCCTCCCGGTTCTCGACGAGGCCGGCCGTCTCTTGGCCGAGTCCGACACGGCGCCGGAGAAGCGCTCCGGGCCCGCCCGGCCGAGGACGACCGAGTGCTCGACGAGCTGATCCCGTGAGCGAGACCCCGGCGCCGGCCCGGCTGCTCAAGGTCCTCCGCATCGCCTACCTGGCCGGTCTGGCGGTCCTGATCGGCTGGGTGGCGAGGACGGAGTCGGACGAGGTGCTAGCCCTGCTCGGCGATGCGCGCCCCGGGCTGATCGTGGCCTCGCTGGCCTCCAGCTTTTTCCTGATCCTCATAGGCGCCTGGTTCTGGACGGTGGGCCTGCGCATCCAGGGACACGGCCTCGGCACTCCACGCCTCTTCTCCAAGGCCACCGTGGCGACGTCGCGCTCGCTCCTGGCGCGGTACGTGCCCGGAGCGGTCTGGTTCGCCGTCGGGAGGGTCACCCTGCTGCGCAACGCCGGCCTGCCCGTGGGACCGCTCAGCGCCACCGCCATCCTCGAGATGGCCACCAGCCTGACCGTGGTGCTCATGAGCGGGCTGGCCGTCCTCGGTCTCTCGGGCGGCATCCCGGGAGGCGCCGCGTGGATGGTGTTCGTCGCCGCAGCCCTGATCGTGGCCACGGCGCCGGGTGGAGGAGGCCGGGTAATGGCCTGGCTGGCCGCCCGTCGGGGCATCGAGTTCTCCCTCGATTGGCGCGGGTACATCCGGTTGATCGGGATCAACGTGGTGTTCTGGGGATGGTCGGCGGTGACGTTCCTGCTGTACCTGCGCGCCTTTCCGGCTGCTGACGAGTTCCGCACCCTGTTGGTCGTCGGTGGGTTCCTCCTCACCTGGGGGATCGGGTTCCTGGCGCCATTCGCGCCCCAGGGGATCGGCGTGTTCGAACTGACCATGGCCACCGTGCTCCAGGCCGAGGGGATGGCCCGGACCGTGGTGGTGCTGGGCGGCTACCGGCTGGTCCTCCTGGCGCGTGACCTGATATCGACCGCGACCGCCGAGATCATCACCACACGGCAAGCGCTTCGGGAGCCAGAGCCCCAGGAGACGCGTCCGGGATCCGGAGCGTTCGACGATCCCGGTCAGGATCCTCCGGGAACGCCGCGATGACGGACGGCTCCTAGCGGGTCACCACCACGTTCACCCTCATTCCGTCGGGCCGCTCGGTGTGGTTGCGCCACGGATGCTCGGCAGGGCGGGCTGGCCCGCTGCCCACCACCGGGAGCCGGCCGGCGCCCGGGGCCGGCCGGGTGTTCTTGACCACCCTCCTTGCGCCTTGACGGTGGCCGGGTCTCACCGGGGCGCCGACGGGGAGGCACGGCCGTAGGCCTCGATCACCGCTTCGGCGGGTCCCAGATCCCGTACCCTCCCCCGCTCCAGCCACAGCACCCGATCGCACACTTCGGCCATACCCCTGAGCCCGTGGCTGGCCACCATCACCGCGCCACCCTGCCCGAGCAGTTGTGTCATCGCCGCCTGGCTCTTCTTCCGGAAGCCGGCGTCGCCGACCGCCAGTACCTCGTCCAGCAGCAGGATGTCGGGGGCCAGGTGGATGGAGATCGAGAAGGCCAGCCGGGACACCATGCCCGACGAGTAGGACTTGATCGGGCGGTCGATGGCCTCGCCCAGCCCGGCATATTCCACGATGTCGTCGAACAGCCGGGACACCTCGACCCGGGCCAGGCCGTGGGCCAGGCCGCTCAGGTAGACGTTACGCCGTCCCGAGAGTTCATGGTTGAAACCCGCCCCGAGTTGGAGGAGTGTGGAGGTCTCACCGTTCACCACCACCGAGCCCGCGTCGGGTCGCATGGTCCGGGCAATCACCCGCAGGAGCGTGCTCTTGCCGGCGCCGTTGTCGCCCACCAGGCCCATGGTCTCTCCCCACTCCACCTCGAAGGAGACTTCGTCGAGAGCCACCACCGTGGTGGTCTGCCGGAGCCTGCGCCGGGCCACGACCCGCCGCCAGGTCGAGGCACGGTCGAGATAGGCGCGGTACCGCACCCCTACCCCCCTGACCCGGATGGCCTGTCCTGACCGCGCTGCCGTCACAGGTGCCGCACCATGTTGCCCTCGTGCCGCACGAAGCTGAGGATGCCGCCCCCGCCGAGCACCAGCGTCCACAGCAACGCCAGGACGAAGGCAGCAGTGTCCAGGTCCCTGCCCATGAGCACCATCCGGTAGAACGAGAGGATCCCGTACATCGGGTTCAGCACCGCCAGGTCCTCCACCAGACCACCGCGATCCCGCAGGAAGGTCAGGGGCCAGATGATCGGGGACAGGTACAGCCACAGCCTGGTCAGGTGCGGGATCAGGTTGTTGATGTCCCGGAACGGGATGGCGAGGCGAGCGGTCCAGCCGGCCAGCCCCAGGTTGAAGACCGTGTGGAGGGCGACGGCGACCGGTAGCCACAGCAGGGTGATGCCGGGCCACACGCCGTCAGCCGGCCAGACGATGACGTAATACACGGCGATCGACATCAGGAAACCGACCCCGGTCTCGATGATGGCGGAGATCGGCAGGATCAGGCGCGGGAAGCGGATGTTCACCAGGAGGCGCCGATTGGCGAGAATGCTGTTGGCGCCCGAGGTCATGGCGGTGGCGGTGTAGTTGAAGATGAACACGCCGGACAGGAGCCAGGCGATGAACTGTGGCTCGCCGCGCCGCCCGTCCAGGATCAGACCGAACACCAGGAAGTAGACGGCGGCCATGATCAGGGGGTTCAGCATCCACCAGACCAACCCCAGGGAGGTGGAGGCGTTGCGGGCCTTGAGGTTGCCCAAGGCCAGGAACCACCCGAACTCGCGCCAGCGCCACAGGTTCCGGACGTAGTTACGCCACCCGGAGAGGCTGGGGACCTGATCGGCCGTTACTGTGGACACTGGAGCCGATTCTACGGTCCCACTCCCTAACGAGCCGTATTCGGATCGATGGATCGCGACACAGCCTCGTCGTCGAACTCGTGAACCGCACGGAGCATTTGGTACGCAGGATTGTCACAGTGATCTGGAGTGCCGGCACACCATGCGAAGGAGCACTCGGAGTCTGCTCGATCGCGTGGACGCAATACTTCGGCACGAGGCCGAACGAGACGATCACTGGAGTACATCAACGATGAAGACCGACATCGCCATGGGCTAAGTTATCCCCGAGCACGCCGAACCCGGCACAGAGCCGGCCATCGACGTGATCGGCGTGCGCTCCCCGCAGTGGTGCGGGCGGAGCCCATGTTCGACCCCGCCCACGAACGCCCACTAGCGCAAGGAGAAAGCCGGTGAGCTACGTAACCCACCTCGAGGCTGCCATCGACGGCACCCACCTGCCCCACGACGAGCTCCAGACTCTTCACGAGGGTCGGCCGCTCTGGGTCCGCTACGACCTCGAAGCCGTCCGCGCGAACACGACCCCCGAGGCGGTCGCCGGTCGGGCGCCGACCATGTGGCGCTACAAGGAACTCCTACCCGTCGAGGACGAGTCCAAGATCGCGTCGCTCGGCGAGGGCATGACACCGCTGCTCAAGTGCGAGCGGCTCGGTGCTGCGCTCGGACTGAACGACCTGTGGGTGAAGGACGAATCCCAACTCCCCACCGGCTCGTTCAAGAGCCGGGGTCTCGCC is drawn from bacterium and contains these coding sequences:
- a CDS encoding lysylphosphatidylglycerol synthase domain-containing protein; this encodes MSETPAPARLLKVLRIAYLAGLAVLIGWVARTESDEVLALLGDARPGLIVASLASSFFLILIGAWFWTVGLRIQGHGLGTPRLFSKATVATSRSLLARYVPGAVWFAVGRVTLLRNAGLPVGPLSATAILEMATSLTVVLMSGLAVLGLSGGIPGGAAWMVFVAAALIVATAPGGGGRVMAWLAARRGIEFSLDWRGYIRLIGINVVFWGWSAVTFLLYLRAFPAADEFRTLLVVGGFLLTWGIGFLAPFAPQGIGVFELTMATVLQAEGMARTVVVLGGYRLVLLARDLISTATAEIITTRQALREPEPQETRPGSGAFDDPGQDPPGTPR
- a CDS encoding ABC transporter permease, encoding MSTVTADQVPSLSGWRNYVRNLWRWREFGWFLALGNLKARNASTSLGLVWWMLNPLIMAAVYFLVFGLILDGRRGEPQFIAWLLSGVFIFNYTATAMTSGANSILANRRLLVNIRFPRLILPISAIIETGVGFLMSIAVYYVIVWPADGVWPGITLLWLPVAVALHTVFNLGLAGWTARLAIPFRDINNLIPHLTRLWLYLSPIIWPLTFLRDRGGLVEDLAVLNPMYGILSFYRMVLMGRDLDTAAFVLALLWTLVLGGGGILSFVRHEGNMVRHL
- a CDS encoding ABC transporter ATP-binding protein; translation: MTAARSGQAIRVRGVGVRYRAYLDRASTWRRVVARRRLRQTTTVVALDEVSFEVEWGETMGLVGDNGAGKSTLLRVIARTMRPDAGSVVVNGETSTLLQLGAGFNHELSGRRNVYLSGLAHGLARVEVSRLFDDIVEYAGLGEAIDRPIKSYSSGMVSRLAFSISIHLAPDILLLDEVLAVGDAGFRKKSQAAMTQLLGQGGAVMVASHGLRGMAEVCDRVLWLERGRVRDLGPAEAVIEAYGRASPSAPR